DNA from Devosia yakushimensis:
CTTGTCGCTCTCGAAATTGGTGAAAAAGCAGAAGCCGCGCGAATCACGGGCATTGAGCAGCACCATGCGGGCATCGGGCATGCCCTCCTCGTCCACCGTCGCCAGCGCCATGGCATGGGGATCGTTCGGCTCGGCCTCCTGGGCCAGGGCGTACCATTCCTCGAACACGGCATAGGGGTCGAGATCGGCGCGGTCGCCGTCATCGAACAGGCGTTCGGTGAGGGTTTGCAACATGTGAACACACCCAAAAACTGGACAAGGCGCGGGGCCGTGGCCATATAGGACGGGAAACCTTGGCGAAGCAACGCCAGACTCATTGAATGGACCAGATGCGCGATCCCTATACCGTGCTTGGGGTGCCACGTTCGGCGAGCGAGAAGGACATCAAGTCCGCCTATCGCAAGCTCGCCAAGAAGTATCACCCCGACCAAAATCCCGATGATACCTCGACGCACGGCAAATTTGCCGAGGCGACCAATGCCTATGACCTGTTGACCGACGCGGAAAAGCGCGGCCAGTTCGACCGCGGCGAGATCGATGCCGATGGCAATCCGAAATTTGCCGGCTTCAATTCCGGCGCCGCGCGCGGTGGCCGCCCCGGTCAGGGCGGGTTTTCGGCCGAGGACATTCTCAAGGAATTCATGAGCGGCTTTGGCGGCCAGCCGCGCGGCAGTGCGGGCCGCGGCCCGGCCGGTGGCGCGCAATGGGATCCGTTTGCCGGCGCTGCCGCGGGCGGCGGGCGCGGACAGGCCAAGGGCGAGGATATTGTCGTCACCGCTGCCGTGTCGCTCGAGGATGCCCACAAGGCCGCTTCGATCCCCGTGCGCATGCCTTCGGGCAAGGTGCTGTCGGTCAAGCTTCCCGAAAAGGTGGAGGAAGGCCAGCAGATCCGCCTCAAGGGCCAGGGCAGTCCCTCCCCCTTCGGCGAGCCGGGCGATGCCCTGGTCACCGTGCGCTTTGAAAAATCCAAGCAGTTCCGCCGCGACGGGGCCGACCTGCGCACCGATGTCCCGATCACACTCTACGAAGCCGTGCTGGGCACCAAGGTGCGCGTGCCCACGCTCGACGGCTCGGTGGAACTCACCCTGCCCCCCGGCGTCGACACCGGCAAATCCTTGCGCCTCAAGGGCAAGGGCCTTTATGGCGGCGGCGACCTCTATGTGAACCTCAAGGTGG
Protein-coding regions in this window:
- a CDS encoding DnaJ C-terminal domain-containing protein; its protein translation is MRDPYTVLGVPRSASEKDIKSAYRKLAKKYHPDQNPDDTSTHGKFAEATNAYDLLTDAEKRGQFDRGEIDADGNPKFAGFNSGAARGGRPGQGGFSAEDILKEFMSGFGGQPRGSAGRGPAGGAQWDPFAGAAAGGGRGQAKGEDIVVTAAVSLEDAHKAASIPVRMPSGKVLSVKLPEKVEEGQQIRLKGQGSPSPFGEPGDALVTVRFEKSKQFRRDGADLRTDVPITLYEAVLGTKVRVPTLDGSVELTLPPGVDTGKSLRLKGKGLYGGGDLYVNLKVVLPPGGDADLEALARFMRDQKPYKVRDN